One Campylobacter sp. RM16192 genomic region harbors:
- a CDS encoding plasmid mobilization protein, with protein MKPKDNKDKRISIRLTDNEMNSLETKASLYGLNKSAFTRRTILHSKSPIHKFDKDIVVQISRIGANLNQIARHANTTKSIDAIALKNIMKINSSINSLLDKDKKC; from the coding sequence ATGAAACCAAAAGACAATAAAGATAAAAGAATATCTATTAGACTAACCGATAACGAAATGAATTCATTGGAAACTAAAGCGTCTTTGTACGGTTTAAACAAATCAGCGTTTACAAGACGCACTATCCTTCACTCCAAATCCCCTATCCATAAATTCGATAAAGACATAGTAGTTCAAATTTCAAGGATAGGGGCCAATCTTAACCAGATAGCTAGGCATGCTAATACAACTAAAAGCATAGACGCCATCGCCTTGAAAAACATTATGAAGATTAATAGCTCTATAAATAGTTTGTTAGATAAGGACAAGAAGTGTTAG
- a CDS encoding helix-turn-helix domain-containing protein: MIEIAGLILYTPKDIEDTLGINGRIQARYRNKGLLPFRKMGSSIFYTQSDIRDFLENTKISSVAIKSVKNKKDRLNEDDGCNGDKEITSEKEFIVNGEGIKHIPDQQNIYHNKNTNQPQEDKSDIKSNTDTLSRNSNPIKINLNDSYLTRDIDDIKSSGMNNAESSSMQQASGHVFLLGNNAQTMQHKENPKFFKDLDDTKLEIQYETDQQGSINETKRQ, translated from the coding sequence ATGATAGAGATAGCAGGTTTAATTCTATACACTCCAAAAGATATAGAAGATACATTGGGAATAAACGGTAGGATTCAGGCTAGGTATAGAAATAAAGGACTACTTCCTTTTAGAAAGATGGGATCATCGATATTTTATACACAAAGCGATATAAGAGACTTTTTGGAAAATACTAAGATATCAAGCGTAGCTATAAAAAGTGTAAAAAATAAAAAAGATAGATTAAATGAAGATGATGGGTGTAATGGCGACAAAGAAATTACTTCTGAAAAAGAATTTATCGTTAATGGTGAGGGCATTAAACATATACCCGACCAGCAAAACATCTACCATAATAAGAACACGAATCAGCCTCAAGAAGATAAGAGCGATATAAAAAGTAATACCGATACGCTAAGCCGAAATTCAAACCCTATTAAGATAAATCTAAACGATAGTTATTTGACGCGTGATATAGATGATATTAAAAGTAGTGGCATGAATAATGCGGAAAGTAGTAGCATGCAGCAGGCATCAGGTCATGTATTTTTGCTAGGTAATAATGCGCAGACCATGCAACATAAAGAGAATCCGAAATTTTTTAAAGACCTAGACGACACAAAGCTTGAAATACAATATGAAACTGATCAACAAGGATCTATAAATGAAACCAAAAGACAATAA
- a CDS encoding tyrosine-type recombinase/integrase, translating to MATLGTEKEIKALIAPSSGKATYSIKGQKGLKLYHYSTGGKIFKLRYMDQKGNHTTKTIGDWQEKVYGIAEAIKDSLPYLKELSEHNTLKPNKINNFSELWSLYKEDALKTQTFKSLPSELSRFEYNLLDLIKNVSIEEMNSSRVATPIFLNALKSLQTIGNPKSDTVKKLLNRLNQVFDFAVINGHIENNPTRILSRNFEKNFIKVAPIPRKAITDIDKFKTLISSINEYWGDVNVLSCMKWTMLYALRPSNARLARWEDINMDKKEWIIKADDMKMKEEFVIPLTDTAIELLKTIPSYTIKQGYLFRGAKHNAPISDNSMRMGLKRLGYDGEMDMHGFRSSFRTIISELNYTEKLGFSEGVMSLCIDHRFRKTIKSDESYHRAKFESGKREIFEFWHEKLREFGLKI from the coding sequence ATGGCTACTTTAGGAACCGAAAAAGAGATAAAAGCGTTAATCGCTCCTAGTAGTGGTAAGGCTACTTATAGCATAAAAGGTCAAAAAGGCTTAAAGCTGTATCACTATTCTACGGGCGGTAAAATCTTTAAACTTCGCTACATGGATCAAAAGGGTAACCACACTACAAAGACTATAGGAGATTGGCAAGAAAAGGTTTACGGTATAGCAGAAGCCATTAAAGATTCACTACCTTATCTTAAAGAGCTTAGTGAGCATAATACACTAAAGCCTAATAAGATTAATAACTTCTCCGAGCTTTGGAGTTTATATAAAGAAGACGCTTTAAAAACTCAAACATTTAAATCGCTCCCCTCAGAGCTATCAAGATTTGAATATAATCTACTTGATCTTATCAAGAATGTTAGTATAGAGGAGATGAATAGTTCAAGAGTAGCTACTCCCATATTTTTAAATGCCTTAAAGAGTCTTCAAACAATAGGCAATCCAAAGAGTGATACAGTTAAAAAACTACTAAATAGACTAAATCAGGTATTTGACTTTGCAGTAATTAACGGCCATATTGAAAACAACCCTACTAGAATACTATCTAGAAACTTTGAAAAGAACTTCATAAAGGTAGCTCCTATTCCAAGAAAGGCTATAACCGATATAGATAAGTTTAAAACTCTAATATCTAGCATTAATGAGTACTGGGGAGATGTAAATGTGCTTAGCTGTATGAAATGGACTATGCTTTACGCTCTTAGACCTAGCAACGCTAGACTTGCTAGATGGGAAGATATTAATATGGATAAGAAAGAGTGGATAATAAAAGCTGATGACATGAAGATGAAAGAGGAATTTGTTATTCCCTTAACCGATACGGCAATAGAACTTTTAAAAACAATTCCAAGCTATACTATAAAACAGGGTTATCTATTTAGAGGAGCTAAACACAATGCGCCCATAAGCGACAACTCTATGAGAATGGGTCTTAAAAGGCTTGGGTATGATGGTGAGATGGATATGCACGGCTTTAGATCTAGCTTTAGAACAATAATTAGCGAATTAAACTACACTGAAAAACTTGGATTTAGTGAAGGGGTAATGTCACTTTGCATAGACCATAGATTTAGGAAGACTATTAAGAGTGACGAGAGCTATCATAGAGCCAAATTCGAAAGCGGAAAAAGAGAAATTTTTGAATTTTGGCATGAAAAATTGAGAGAATTTGGTCTAAAAATTTAA